From a single Brassica rapa cultivar Chiifu-401-42 chromosome A01, CAAS_Brap_v3.01, whole genome shotgun sequence genomic region:
- the LOC103863593 gene encoding AAA-ATPase At4g25835 codes for MKEYWTSLASLLGVLAFCQSLMNSVFPPELRYASLKLVNRFFQLFSSFCYFDITEIDGVNTNELYNAVQLYLSSSSVSSSTRLSLTRALNSSSITFGLSTNDSIVDTFNSATVLWEHVVTQRQSQTFAWRPMPEEKRGFTLRIKKRDKSLILDSYLDHIVDKAEEIRRRNQDRLLYTNSRGGGGGGGLDSRGLPWESVPFKHPSTFETLAMDPVKKREIMEDLKDFTECRSFYQRTGRAWKRGYLLHGPPGTGKSSMIAAMANYLGYDIYDLELTEVKSNSELRKLLMKTSSKSIIVIEDIDCSINLTNRGKKFNEPEMALTGSGLGDESGNGNTITLSGLLNFTDGLWSCCGSERIFVFTTNHIEKLDPALLRSGRMDMHVYMSYCTFPSLKILLRNYLGYEEGDLSDVVLKELEGVVEKAEITPADVSEVLIKNRRDKERAVGELLEDLKRRAGRNEKKGKLRGQNGSVTVADDDVEEQEKRALDSPYGEEEEEIEDSICKISEE; via the coding sequence ATGAAAGAGTATTGGACCTCTCTAGCTTCCCTTCTCGGCGTCCTCGCCTTCTGCCAAAGCCTCATGAACTCCGTATTCCCACCGGAGCTCCGTTACGCCTCCCTCAAACTCGTCAACCGATTCTTCCAACTCTTCTCCTCCTTCTGCTACTTCGACATAACGGAGATCGACGGCGTCAACACCAACGAGCTCTACAATGCCGTCCAGCTCTACCTCAGCTCCTCCTCCGTCTCCTCCTCCACCCGCCTCAGCCTCACGCGCGCCCTCAACTCCTCCTCCATCACCTTCGGCCTCTCCACCAACGACTCCATCGTCGACACCTTCAACTCCGCCACCGTCCTCTGGGAGCACGTCGTCACGCAGAGACAGTCCCAGACCTTCGCGTGGCGCCCAATGCCCGAGGAGAAGCGCGGCTTCACGCTCCGCATCAAGAAGAGAGACAAGAGCTTGATCCTCGACTCGTACCTGGATCACATCGTGGATAAGGCCGAGGAGATTCGCCGGAGGAATCAAGATCGGCTCCTTTACACGAACTCgcgcggcggcggcggcggcggggGGCTGGATTCGAGAGGTCTCCCTTGGGAGTCTGTTCCCTTTAAGCACCCGAGCACGTTCGAGACTCTCGCTATGGATCCGGTTAAGAAGAGAGAGATCATGGAGGATCTCAAGGACTTTACCGAGTGTCGGTCTTTTTATCAGAGAACCGGTCGGGCTTGGAAGAGAGGTTATTTGCTACACGGTCCACCAGGAACAGGTAAATCAAGCATGATCGCAGCCATGGCTAACTACCTCGGTTACGATATTTACGATCTCGAGCTCACGGAGGTGAAAAGCAACTCGGAGCTGAGGAAGCTGTTGATGAAGACTAGCTCCAAGTCGATAATTGTGATCGAGGATATCGATTGCTCGATTAATTTAACGAACCGGGGAAAGAAGTTTAATGAACCGGAGATGGCGTTAACCGGGTCCGGTTTAGGAGATGAGTCAGGGAATGGGAACACGATAACGTTGTCGGGGTTGTTGAACTTCACTGATGGGCTTTGGTCTTGTTGTGGCAGCGAGAGGATATTCGTGTTCACGACGAATCATATCGAGAAGCTTGACCCCGCGTTGCTTAGAAGCGGGAGGATGGATATGCACGTGTACATGAGTTACTGTACGTTTCCTTCGTTGAAGATCTTGCTGAGGAATTACTTGGGGTACGAGGAGGGGGATCTGAGCGACGTCGTTTTGAAGGAGCTTGAGGGGGTGGTGGAGAAGGCGGAGATCACGCCGGCTGATGTGAGCGAGGTTTTGATTAAGAATCGGAGGGATAAAGAGAGAGCTGTGGGGGAGCTTTTGGAGGATTTGAAAAGAAGGGCGGGGAGGAATGAGAAGAAGGGGAAATTGAGGGGTCAGAATGGGAGCGTGACGGTGGCTGATGATGACGTGGAAGAGCAGGAGAAGAGGGCTTTGGACAGTCCTTAtggagaagaggaggaggagattgaGGACAGCATTTGCAAGATC